Proteins from a genomic interval of Paenibacillus lentus:
- a CDS encoding RsmB/NOP family class I SAM-dependent RNA methyltransferase yields the protein MSKTALPTSFRSIMISMLGEVEGQAFLASYDKPRTYGLRINTLKIQPGSIAERDIKQHFGLKEVPWCEDGYYYDQATRPGKHPYHAAGLYYIQEPSAMSAVEWLAPQPGETVLDLAAAPGGKTTQIAMKMAGKGLLISNEIHPQRAKVLAENVERFGARNVVVTQATPDELSARFPLAFDRIMLDAPCSGEGMFRKDPDAISEWSPQAVDLCAARQWDILKEAVAMLKPGGRLAYSTCTFNRQENENTIARLLEQYPDLKLLREKRIWPHKHQGEGHYVALLQRDQAHALTNDIVPDQVRLKSKQRGKKGHKESFPQKVATAAYEVFLDWAKNDLPGLVDYLAEGMPILFGESLYWLPSSAGLQLTPQSLEGLRIPRAGLHLGDLKKGRFQPAHALAMATTPNDAAQVWILKIGSTELSAYFHGDTLTVPEHYRGWCLVAVECDGEAFPIGWGKASGGQLKNHLPKGLRQPVKP from the coding sequence ATGTCTAAGACAGCATTGCCAACTTCCTTTCGCAGCATAATGATTTCCATGCTCGGTGAAGTGGAAGGACAAGCATTTCTTGCCAGCTACGACAAGCCGCGGACTTACGGATTGCGAATCAATACGCTTAAAATCCAGCCTGGTTCGATAGCAGAGCGTGATATCAAGCAGCACTTTGGACTAAAGGAAGTTCCCTGGTGCGAGGATGGCTATTACTATGACCAGGCCACCCGTCCAGGCAAGCATCCTTACCATGCCGCGGGATTATATTATATTCAAGAGCCCTCGGCGATGTCTGCCGTAGAATGGTTAGCTCCCCAGCCTGGAGAGACCGTGTTGGATCTGGCCGCCGCTCCGGGTGGGAAAACGACGCAAATTGCCATGAAAATGGCAGGCAAAGGACTGTTGATCAGCAACGAAATCCATCCCCAGCGTGCTAAAGTATTAGCCGAAAACGTCGAGCGCTTCGGCGCACGGAACGTAGTCGTTACGCAGGCGACCCCGGACGAGCTGTCCGCACGCTTTCCGCTTGCCTTTGATCGCATTATGCTGGATGCCCCCTGCTCAGGTGAAGGTATGTTCCGCAAGGATCCCGATGCCATATCGGAATGGTCCCCGCAGGCAGTAGACCTGTGTGCGGCAAGGCAATGGGACATCCTCAAGGAGGCGGTAGCCATGCTAAAGCCTGGAGGCAGGCTTGCTTACTCCACATGCACCTTCAACCGCCAAGAGAACGAAAATACGATCGCACGGCTGCTGGAGCAATATCCCGACCTGAAGCTGCTGAGAGAGAAGCGGATCTGGCCGCATAAGCATCAAGGGGAAGGTCACTATGTCGCTTTGTTACAGCGGGATCAAGCCCATGCTTTAACCAACGATATTGTTCCTGATCAGGTCCGACTAAAAAGCAAGCAGCGTGGAAAAAAGGGCCATAAAGAGAGTTTTCCTCAAAAGGTGGCCACCGCTGCCTATGAGGTTTTCCTCGACTGGGCAAAAAACGATCTTCCAGGGCTCGTAGACTATCTCGCCGAAGGCATGCCCATTTTATTCGGAGAGTCTTTGTACTGGCTGCCATCCAGTGCAGGATTGCAGCTTACTCCTCAAAGTCTTGAGGGCTTGCGGATTCCCCGCGCAGGTCTGCACCTCGGGGATCTGAAGAAGGGTCGCTTCCAGCCTGCACACGCATTGGCCATGGCCACAACCCCAAACGATGCCGCTCAGGTCTGGATTCTAAAGATAGGCTCTACCGAGCTTTCCGCTTATTTTCACGGGGATACTCTGACCGTTCCTGAGCACTACCGCGGCTGGTGCCTCGTTGCGGTAGAGTGCGATGGGGAAGCCTTTCCGATCGGCTGGGGCAAAGCTAGCGGTGGTCAGCTTAAGAATCACTTACCAAAAGGACTGCGCCAGCCAGTAAAGCCATAA
- a CDS encoding Cof-type HAD-IIB family hydrolase, with translation MKYKLIALDVDGTLLNDNHELTPATAETIKKIAEQGTEIVLCTGRAPGSSIPFMKQIGLDGYIITHNGAATVNIQTLEVVHEFELNPLALTPYLDYCRENGVHFDVNTTFALYVQGAAGLSQEALDLYKQFLVVPKELPRWADLSEPIVKVTLTGQKDEMDQVHAELSKWDNSEFTILRSGDFFIDITHKDSSKGAALQKLAEKRGITADNVMAIGNYYNDISMLTYAGLSIAMDNSPLEVKAAAKEVTASNNEEGVRLALEKHCLEQSLL, from the coding sequence ATGAAATACAAACTGATCGCTTTGGACGTAGACGGTACTTTGTTGAATGATAATCACGAGTTAACGCCCGCAACGGCGGAGACGATCAAGAAAATTGCGGAGCAGGGCACGGAAATCGTCCTTTGCACCGGCCGTGCTCCGGGAAGCTCTATACCGTTTATGAAGCAAATCGGATTGGATGGGTACATTATTACGCATAATGGGGCAGCGACGGTAAATATTCAAACCTTGGAGGTTGTCCATGAATTCGAATTAAATCCGTTGGCATTGACCCCTTATTTGGACTATTGCCGTGAAAATGGTGTTCATTTCGACGTCAATACGACCTTCGCTCTTTATGTTCAGGGAGCCGCTGGTCTTAGTCAGGAAGCTCTTGACCTCTACAAGCAATTCTTGGTTGTACCGAAGGAGCTGCCTCGTTGGGCCGACTTAAGCGAGCCGATCGTAAAAGTGACGCTTACTGGTCAGAAAGACGAGATGGATCAGGTGCATGCCGAGCTGAGCAAGTGGGATAATTCAGAGTTTACCATTCTACGCAGCGGAGATTTCTTTATAGACATTACTCACAAAGACTCTTCCAAGGGGGCGGCATTGCAGAAATTAGCGGAAAAGCGTGGGATCACCGCAGATAACGTCATGGCCATTGGGAACTACTATAACGATATTTCGATGCTTACCTATGCAGGGCTCAGCATCGCGATGGACAACTCTCCTTTAGAAGTTAAAGCCGCGGCCAAAGAGGTGACGGCCTCGAACAATGAAGAAGGAGTAAGGCTGGCTCTGGAGAAACACTGTCTCGAGCAATCTTTGCTTTAA
- a CDS encoding pseudouridine synthase, with translation MSKGKKTQRLDKVLGHLGYGSRSDIKKMVKQGRVILNGLVLKDSGMQCNPYEDDIAVDGERITYREFIYLMLNKPQGVISATEDHRDRTVLDLIPAEFRVFSPFPVGRLDKDTEGLLLLTNDGQLAHELLSPRKRVPKTYEAHVLGEVGEREIALFRQGVTLDDGYVTLPAELEVLEHMNGEAGVQSRIRLTISEGKFHQVKRMFMAVGSRVIYLKRISMGPLVLDDSLALGSFRELECAEVELLKTYKK, from the coding sequence GTGAGTAAAGGCAAGAAAACACAGCGGCTCGATAAAGTTTTGGGCCATCTCGGATATGGTTCCAGATCAGATATAAAAAAAATGGTGAAGCAAGGCAGAGTTATCTTAAATGGTCTTGTACTAAAGGATAGCGGCATGCAGTGCAACCCATACGAGGACGATATTGCAGTAGATGGCGAAAGAATCACATATCGCGAATTTATATATTTAATGCTGAATAAGCCGCAGGGCGTCATTTCTGCAACAGAGGATCACAGGGACAGGACGGTCCTGGATTTGATTCCAGCGGAGTTTCGTGTATTCTCTCCTTTTCCGGTTGGTCGTTTGGATAAGGACACGGAAGGGCTTCTGCTGCTGACCAATGACGGACAATTGGCGCATGAACTGCTATCTCCGCGCAAGCGTGTGCCGAAGACCTATGAAGCCCATGTGCTGGGCGAGGTAGGAGAACGGGAAATCGCATTGTTCCGCCAAGGAGTTACTTTGGATGACGGCTATGTTACGCTTCCGGCTGAATTGGAAGTGCTGGAACATATGAATGGGGAGGCAGGAGTCCAGTCCCGCATTCGCCTCACGATTTCGGAAGGCAAGTTTCATCAGGTAAAACGCATGTTCATGGCTGTAGGCTCAAGGGTCATATATTTGAAGCGTATCAGTATGGGGCCGCTGGTCCTTGACGATTCACTGGCACTTGGCTCGTTCCGCGAGCTTGAATGTGCTGAAGTAGAGCTGCTGAAGACGTACAAGAAATGA